From the Octadecabacter antarcticus 307 genome, one window contains:
- a CDS encoding membrane dipeptidase gives MGYLIDNLQYANWSEKIFRQMREGGVDGVHVTITYHESFREMVLQLEAWNRWFEQFPDLIMRATTADDVATARATGRTAIFFGFQNPSPIEDDIGLIGIVHQLGVRFMQLTYNNQSLLASGCYEVDDTGLTRFGAQAVAEMNRVGLVVDMSHSGDRSTLEAIDASSRPIAITHANPSWWHAARRNFGDDVIKPLVARGGMVGFSVYPHHLKCGSDCTIESFCQMIADAASRYGAQHLGIGTDLCQDQPDSVVDWMRVGRWSKAMDYGEGSADASGFPAMPSWFGDNRDFGNIRTGLAAVGMSDSEVDGIMGDNWHRFYGENFSPANS, from the coding sequence ATGGGATATTTGATCGATAATCTGCAGTACGCCAATTGGTCTGAAAAGATTTTTCGCCAAATGCGGGAAGGCGGCGTTGATGGCGTCCATGTGACCATCACCTATCACGAAAGTTTCCGTGAGATGGTGCTGCAACTCGAGGCATGGAACCGCTGGTTTGAGCAGTTTCCAGACCTCATTATGCGCGCCACCACGGCGGATGATGTGGCAACGGCGCGTGCGACGGGCCGCACCGCTATTTTCTTTGGATTCCAGAACCCTAGCCCAATTGAAGATGACATTGGCCTGATTGGAATTGTGCATCAACTGGGCGTGCGGTTCATGCAGCTGACCTACAACAACCAGTCCTTACTGGCGAGCGGATGTTACGAGGTTGACGACACTGGCTTGACCCGATTTGGCGCACAAGCTGTGGCAGAAATGAACCGCGTCGGACTTGTCGTGGACATGAGCCATTCAGGGGATCGATCAACATTGGAGGCGATTGATGCCTCGTCGAGGCCCATCGCGATCACCCATGCAAATCCTAGTTGGTGGCACGCTGCACGCCGTAATTTCGGCGATGACGTGATCAAACCGCTAGTCGCGCGGGGCGGTATGGTGGGTTTTTCGGTTTATCCGCATCACCTTAAATGCGGATCAGACTGTACGATTGAAAGTTTTTGCCAGATGATTGCAGACGCCGCGTCGCGCTACGGCGCGCAACATTTGGGCATCGGCACCGACCTGTGCCAAGACCAACCAGACAGCGTCGTTGATTGGATGCGCGTCGGGCGATGGTCAAAAGCAATGGATTACGGCGAAGGATCCGCCGATGCATCTGGATTCCCAGCGATGCCAAGCTGGTTCGGCGACAACCGTGATTTCGGCAATATCCGCACTGGATTGGCCGCTGTTGGCATGTCGGACAGCGAAGTCGACGGGATTATGGGTGACAACTGGCATCGTTTTTACGGTGAGAATTTCAGCCCCGCCAACAGCTGA
- a CDS encoding YcjF family protein, giving the protein MTSKIKSGPVLFDLDDTDDVTPSTAPPVPELDVTPTPAAMQRMASLAAKRPNRLARWFWGLLVSLIGFLIGVAAWDFVFGLLDRSPILGWVAIVLTGLFCGVLLLITLREMAAFGRLRRVDRIQNGAAEALIDHNLAHAREVTGQITALYRRRDDTRWGRQAFGEKQGAVLDADALLGLAETTILAPLDARARLEVEAAARKVATVTAIVPLALADVFTALTANMAMIRRIAEIYEGRSGTLGTWRLTKQVLSHLVATGAVAVGDDLIGSIAGGGVLSKVSRRFGEGVINGALTARVGVAAMEVCRPLAFTAEPKPSVTSLVKRSLTGLFGLTSKDH; this is encoded by the coding sequence ATGACATCAAAAATCAAAAGCGGCCCCGTCCTTTTTGATCTGGATGACACGGATGATGTGACGCCATCGACAGCGCCGCCGGTGCCGGAATTGGACGTCACTCCAACCCCTGCCGCTATGCAGCGCATGGCGAGTTTGGCGGCAAAACGCCCAAACCGTTTGGCGCGTTGGTTCTGGGGGCTTCTGGTTTCGCTGATCGGGTTTCTGATTGGTGTCGCGGCATGGGATTTCGTGTTTGGGTTGCTGGACCGTTCCCCTATTTTGGGCTGGGTCGCTATTGTACTGACGGGGCTATTCTGCGGCGTCCTGTTGCTGATTACCCTGCGTGAAATGGCGGCGTTCGGTCGATTGCGCCGCGTTGATCGGATTCAGAACGGCGCCGCCGAAGCGCTGATTGATCACAATTTGGCCCACGCCCGTGAGGTCACGGGCCAGATCACAGCGCTTTATCGTCGTCGCGATGATACCCGTTGGGGACGGCAGGCTTTTGGCGAAAAACAGGGTGCCGTGCTTGACGCAGACGCTCTGCTGGGCCTCGCAGAGACCACGATCCTCGCGCCGCTCGACGCGCGCGCAAGGCTTGAGGTCGAAGCCGCTGCGCGCAAGGTCGCCACCGTCACTGCGATTGTGCCGCTGGCATTGGCGGATGTTTTTACCGCTCTTACGGCCAATATGGCGATGATCCGGCGCATCGCCGAAATCTACGAAGGACGGTCTGGCACATTGGGAACGTGGCGGCTTACCAAGCAGGTTTTGTCGCATTTGGTCGCAACAGGGGCCGTGGCGGTTGGCGATGATTTGATCGGGTCGATTGCGGGTGGCGGCGTGCTGTCCAAAGTGTCACGTCGCTTCGGCGAAGGGGTCATTAACGGCGCGCTCACGGCCCGCGTCGGCGTTGCTGCCATGGAGGTTTGCCGACCGCTAGCCTTTACCGCTGAACCCAAACCGTCGGTGACCAGCCTTGTGAAACGCAGCCTGACAGGGCTGTTTGGGCTGACATCAAAAGATCATTGA
- the truA gene encoding tRNA pseudouridine(38-40) synthase TruA, translating to MPRYALKIEYDGAPFCGWQRQTSDPSVQGAIEAALAKLEPRGHTIGAAGRTDAGVHALGQVAHCDMDKTWDAFRLSEALNFHLKPAPVSIVACVQVADDWHARFSALERRYLFRLVNRRAPLVLEAGKVWQVSQKLDGAAMQAGADRLLGHHDFTTFRSTVCQADSPMRTLDGLDIEQVARSDGAQEFRFHVRARSFLHNQVRSFVGTLERVGAGAWTRDDVSAALNARDRTACGPVCPPHGLYLASVGYPEDPFA from the coding sequence ATGCCCCGCTATGCCCTGAAAATCGAATATGACGGCGCGCCGTTTTGCGGCTGGCAACGCCAAACCAGTGATCCGTCAGTTCAGGGCGCGATTGAGGCGGCATTGGCAAAGCTCGAACCACGCGGCCACACGATTGGCGCGGCAGGGCGCACAGATGCGGGCGTGCACGCACTGGGGCAAGTGGCGCATTGCGATATGGACAAGACATGGGATGCGTTCCGGCTGTCCGAAGCACTTAATTTCCATCTCAAACCCGCGCCGGTTTCAATCGTTGCCTGCGTGCAAGTTGCGGACGATTGGCACGCGCGGTTTTCAGCACTTGAACGGCGCTATTTGTTCCGACTGGTCAACCGCCGCGCGCCCTTGGTGCTCGAGGCTGGCAAGGTCTGGCAGGTCAGCCAAAAACTGGACGGGGCCGCAATGCAGGCGGGGGCGGATCGTCTATTGGGCCACCATGATTTCACCACGTTTCGATCAACAGTGTGTCAGGCGGACAGCCCGATGCGCACATTGGACGGTTTGGATATTGAACAGGTCGCCCGCAGCGATGGCGCACAAGAATTCCGATTCCACGTGCGCGCGCGGTCTTTTCTGCACAACCAAGTGCGCAGCTTTGTTGGAACATTGGAACGGGTCGGCGCAGGTGCGTGGACACGCGATGATGTCAGCGCCGCCTTGAATGCCCGCGACCGCACCGCTTGTGGGCCGGTTTGCCCACCGCATGGGTTATATTTGGCCAGTGTCGGCTACCCCGAAGACCCGTTCGCCTGA
- a CDS encoding autotransporter assembly complex protein TamA: MRKIIPILALMSWIFPSGSSSQDVRLDAPQADEELQTVLTAASLTLALERDGDDAPQDYVAAARADYRRLLTGLYAEGFYGGTISILIDGIEAAGIDPLVPRNTVETVVLSVTPGPQFTFGRADIEPLARGTHLPGAFATGNTASSDDISDAASAAVVGWRNAGRPLAQTDGQTITARHLDEKLDVSIIIAPGPELSFGEVVVTGNVAVRTERILAIAGLRGRTFDPADILRAEANLRRTGAFTSATIIEGEAPEGSTLPMTIAVVEQIPRRIGAGVEFSTVSGLTLSGYWLHRNLLGGAERFRVDGEIAGLSSGTAGTDYSLGAAYLRPATFRQDTDLYIIANIAQLDEPSFFERDARVEVGIIRRIYDDVILEYGFGYAVGEVSDALGDRTYSLIYAPLEGTIDQRTNVLDPTSGYYANLLVTPFLGLNGADSGARIFGDGRIYRSFGQNGRVTFALRGQIGSILGADAADVPASYLFYSGGGGTVRGQPYQSLSVDLGGGNEIGGTSFFGAQFEARVDVTDTIGVVGFYDTGFVGADAVPFENGDWHAGAGLGLRYNTGIGPIRLDMATPMTGDDAGKQIEVYIGIGQSF; encoded by the coding sequence ATGCGCAAAATAATACCTATTTTGGCTTTGATGTCATGGATATTCCCGTCGGGGTCTTCATCGCAAGATGTACGTTTGGACGCGCCACAAGCAGATGAAGAATTGCAAACGGTTTTGACCGCCGCGTCCCTGACATTGGCGCTTGAACGCGATGGTGATGACGCGCCGCAGGATTACGTCGCTGCTGCGCGGGCAGACTATCGCCGTCTGCTGACAGGGCTTTATGCAGAAGGGTTTTACGGCGGTACGATATCCATTCTGATTGACGGAATCGAAGCTGCGGGGATTGACCCGCTGGTCCCGCGCAACACGGTTGAAACCGTCGTGTTGTCCGTCACACCAGGTCCGCAGTTCACATTCGGGCGCGCCGACATCGAACCATTGGCGCGCGGCACGCATTTGCCAGGCGCCTTCGCAACCGGAAACACCGCCAGTTCGGATGATATCAGTGACGCCGCGAGCGCTGCAGTCGTTGGCTGGCGCAACGCGGGACGCCCTTTGGCGCAAACCGACGGGCAAACGATCACCGCCCGCCACTTGGACGAAAAACTCGATGTGTCGATTATCATCGCACCTGGACCGGAACTTAGCTTTGGTGAAGTTGTGGTGACAGGAAATGTCGCCGTGCGCACCGAACGTATTCTGGCGATAGCAGGCTTGCGTGGCAGGACCTTTGATCCTGCCGATATTCTGCGCGCTGAGGCCAACTTGCGCCGCACCGGTGCGTTCACATCGGCCACAATTATCGAAGGCGAAGCGCCTGAGGGTAGCACCCTGCCGATGACCATCGCGGTTGTCGAACAAATACCACGCAGAATTGGCGCGGGTGTAGAATTTTCCACTGTGTCTGGATTGACGTTGTCGGGTTATTGGTTGCATCGCAACCTGCTTGGCGGCGCGGAACGGTTCCGTGTTGACGGTGAAATTGCGGGGCTATCTAGCGGCACGGCTGGGACCGACTACAGTCTCGGTGCCGCATACTTGCGCCCCGCAACGTTTCGCCAAGACACCGACCTTTATATCATTGCAAATATCGCCCAGCTGGATGAACCGTCGTTCTTTGAGCGCGACGCACGCGTTGAGGTCGGAATTATCCGACGCATTTATGACGACGTAATTTTGGAATACGGGTTTGGATATGCCGTGGGCGAAGTGTCTGACGCATTGGGCGACCGAACTTACAGCCTGATTTATGCCCCCCTAGAAGGCACAATTGATCAGCGCACCAACGTACTTGATCCGACCTCTGGCTATTACGCCAATCTATTGGTTACACCGTTTTTGGGTCTGAATGGTGCCGATAGCGGCGCGCGCATTTTCGGTGATGGTCGGATTTATCGCAGCTTTGGGCAAAACGGCCGCGTCACGTTTGCCTTGCGCGGCCAAATCGGGTCGATCCTTGGTGCAGATGCAGCGGATGTGCCCGCCAGCTACCTGTTCTATTCCGGTGGCGGTGGCACGGTACGCGGGCAACCTTACCAATCGCTCTCGGTGGATTTGGGCGGCGGCAATGAAATTGGCGGCACCTCGTTTTTCGGCGCACAATTTGAGGCGCGCGTCGATGTCACCGATACCATTGGCGTCGTCGGGTTTTACGACACGGGTTTCGTCGGCGCCGATGCCGTCCCGTTTGAGAATGGCGATTGGCACGCAGGTGCAGGCCTTGGATTGCGCTATAACACGGGTATCGGCCCGATCCGACTTGACATGGCAACGCCCATGACAGGCGACGATGCCGGCAAGCAGATTGAGGTCTATATCGGCATCGGGCAGTCGTTTTGA
- a CDS encoding DUF3726 domain-containing protein: MSDHHEKSANEIEALVLRAARGGGLPLGLAEDLAMATAYLDLDQIATCPCHKGGSATSIPTALDLVAAGEGPQTVVADRATIDAYVASVEHHTKQTLIWEATATGAIFQRFEPIKLTLRTPKGRRVLPAALSDHLTDMAAKTLVPETDASRMGGAGAGLTDND; encoded by the coding sequence ATGAGCGACCACCATGAAAAATCTGCCAATGAGATCGAAGCACTGGTTCTAAGGGCCGCGCGCGGCGGTGGCCTGCCGCTCGGTCTGGCTGAGGATTTGGCAATGGCGACGGCGTACCTCGATCTGGATCAGATTGCGACATGTCCCTGTCACAAGGGCGGTTCGGCAACTTCTATCCCGACGGCATTGGACCTTGTTGCGGCGGGAGAGGGGCCGCAAACCGTCGTTGCGGACCGAGCAACAATTGACGCCTATGTCGCGTCAGTTGAACATCACACAAAACAGACTTTGATCTGGGAGGCAACCGCGACAGGTGCGATTTTTCAGCGGTTTGAGCCTATAAAACTCACTTTGCGTACGCCCAAAGGACGCCGTGTTCTGCCTGCGGCGTTGAGCGATCATCTTACTGATATGGCGGCGAAAACCTTGGTTCCAGAAACGGACGCATCACGGATGGGTGGGGCTGGTGCTGGGCTGACGGACAACGACTGA
- a CDS encoding YcjX family GTP-binding protein produces the protein MVITTLTNTITRGVGTITDTLSAPFTEPVIRLGVTGLSRAGKTVFITSLVANLLNRGRMPQFHAAASGRIQTIYLQPQPDDTMPRFDYENHLAALTAKNPHWPAGTQRISELRLSIRVQPTGLLGSFQGPRTVHLDIVDYPGEWLLDLSLMDKDFATWSAEVLSRLAGRPAAADFESALDACDPASGFVETQAQDVAGAFTAHLKAAREAGFSDCTPGRFLLPGDLEGSPVLTFAPLPPVDRPARKSLWREFERRFESYKRNVVRPFFRDHFAKIDRQIVLVDVLGAIHSGPQAVEDMRRAMADILGAFRPGRNSFLTQFFQGRRIEKILFAATKADHLHHQQHPQLTAITQALLRDAQDRAEFSGATTQAMSIAALRTTVEETRNHNGVDLGVVRGRILRANEQKAFYPGALPTDPAHLLGPARSGAKTWLDADYEVMSFAPAPLTLKPGDGPPHIRLDRAAQFLLGDKL, from the coding sequence GTGGTCATCACTACACTTACGAATACGATCACGCGGGGCGTGGGTACAATTACGGACACGTTGAGCGCGCCGTTCACGGAACCGGTTATTCGGCTTGGCGTCACGGGGCTAAGCCGTGCGGGTAAGACGGTGTTTATCACGTCGTTGGTTGCCAACCTGCTGAACCGCGGGCGGATGCCGCAATTTCACGCAGCGGCTTCTGGACGCATTCAGACGATTTATCTGCAACCGCAACCTGACGACACGATGCCGCGGTTTGACTACGAGAACCACCTAGCCGCTTTGACAGCGAAAAACCCTCATTGGCCCGCAGGCACGCAGCGGATTTCTGAATTGCGCCTTTCGATACGGGTGCAGCCCACAGGTTTGCTTGGGTCCTTTCAAGGCCCAAGGACCGTCCATTTGGACATCGTGGATTACCCGGGCGAATGGCTGTTGGATTTGTCGTTGATGGACAAAGATTTCGCAACGTGGTCGGCTGAAGTCTTATCGCGTTTGGCTGGGCGGCCCGCCGCCGCTGATTTTGAAAGTGCGCTGGATGCTTGCGATCCTGCGAGTGGGTTTGTGGAAACACAGGCACAAGACGTCGCGGGCGCGTTTACCGCACACCTGAAGGCCGCGCGTGAAGCTGGGTTTTCCGACTGCACACCGGGGCGGTTTCTGCTGCCCGGCGACCTTGAAGGCTCGCCAGTGTTGACATTCGCGCCTTTGCCGCCCGTGGATCGGCCCGCCCGAAAATCACTGTGGCGTGAGTTTGAGCGGCGGTTCGAAAGCTATAAACGCAATGTCGTGCGACCGTTCTTTCGCGATCATTTCGCAAAGATTGACCGCCAGATCGTGCTGGTTGATGTGCTGGGTGCGATCCATTCCGGCCCGCAAGCGGTTGAAGACATGCGCCGTGCAATGGCCGATATTCTTGGCGCATTTAGACCCGGTCGCAACAGTTTCTTGACACAGTTTTTCCAAGGGCGGCGGATTGAAAAAATCCTGTTTGCCGCCACCAAAGCCGACCATTTGCACCACCAACAACACCCACAATTGACCGCCATTACCCAAGCGCTACTGCGTGATGCGCAGGACCGCGCGGAATTTTCGGGTGCCACAACGCAGGCCATGTCCATTGCCGCGTTGCGCACAACTGTTGAAGAGACACGCAACCACAACGGTGTGGACCTCGGCGTCGTGCGCGGCCGGATTTTGCGCGCAAATGAACAAAAAGCGTTCTACCCCGGAGCCTTGCCAACTGACCCCGCACATCTGCTTGGCCCGGCGCGGTCTGGCGCGAAAACCTGGCTTGATGCCGATTATGAAGTCATGAGTTTCGCACCTGCACCGCTGACGCTCAAACCCGGGGACGGGCCACCGCATATCCGGCTTGATCGCGCTGCGCAGTTCCTGTTGGGGGATAAGTTATGA
- a CDS encoding translocation/assembly module TamB domain-containing protein — protein MTRLFLTLLLVMWASFAAAQSKEDDRDFITGLIEDTINNDDLTVRLINFQGALSAAATADAITIADPDGIWLRLDGLIIDWNRSALLSGRVEIDKLSARRIELIRLPVTNAYMVDLPAAEATPFSLPELPVSVDITEISATEIVLTEALLGEPLTARFEGAITLGDGVGSTNFTLERTDNKVGRFIVDAAYENEARQLALFLLAEEGQNGIAARMLDLPDRPSVKLEIAGDAPLDNFVGDIGLATDGVDRVTGTVQLSRPSGSIDQAFNVNLEGDLRPLLAQQYGAFFGGSTLLRVEGTSFGLGGLRLSNLIVAADQVVLRGSARIDANGWPEAIDLRGRLGNGGTDRVLLPIGGASTEVSGMSLNVQYDAANDDAWTGAFDITSLVREGLEIDALTLSGGGIIVPSGVGTLGQFTADLNYAARGLALADARLTEAIGSDVEGTLDFGRIEAGPFIVNALTLSGAGITAQGAALIDGPQDRFRTQAGISIDATDFSRFAALTGLDLAGSGTVDLSGTVQPFDGIFNLEIAAQTNGLAVGIAQADPLLSGTSTLTLGVERDTDGTRLRSIDLRNDAVLATGSAEITSQATSANFTAQITDLNLMTPSLSGPAILTADVQTDVQGVITLDAGVNAPRAEATAQGIASPIEGGYSVRAQAAIAVDELSAYSDLVGQQIGGGLSVALDGTFTTTTSAMNADVTARAQNLRAGSPALDRMLAGLGRIDADVSLSEAGRLRLDAIDVVFPNLTAGGTVATSGSDAVASLSVRLRDIAILVSDFSGPLVAEITARQDGTGWTVTGDATGPLGTAARATGRISSAGQMDMSVTGSAPLALANLYIAPRQINGLARFDLSVNGPANLSSVRGPVTISDARLAAPNLQQAVEDINGTIVLTGGTVRLDIQGTSAEGGTVALTGPVDLSPPFQVALTAQLGDVVLRDPTLYRATANGQVTVNGPLTGGAAIAGTINLGAVEVQVPSTGVSALGSLPQVTHLGPRMDIRATLDRAGVGVTPSTERQTRAGPDYPINLLIRVPSRIFVRGRGLDAELGGQLRLTGSLNALVPIGRFDLVRGRLSILGQWFDLDEGYAQLQGDFTPFLRFVATTQARTGTVVSIIAEGPADSIDVRFESVPDLPQDEVLAQLLFGRDISSISPLQAVQLASAVATLAGNGGGGVVANLREGLDLDDLDFVTDEDGNAGVRAGKYLSENVYTDVTIGSNGTSEINLNIDIDRNFTARGSVASVGDTSVGIFFERDY, from the coding sequence TTGACGCGCCTGTTCCTGACGCTCCTGTTGGTGATGTGGGCTAGCTTTGCTGCCGCACAAAGCAAAGAAGACGACCGTGATTTCATCACGGGCTTGATCGAAGACACCATTAACAACGACGATTTAACGGTCCGTTTGATCAATTTTCAGGGCGCGCTCAGTGCAGCGGCGACGGCAGATGCCATCACGATTGCCGATCCAGACGGCATTTGGCTGCGCCTTGATGGGCTAATTATTGATTGGAACCGATCCGCATTGCTATCGGGTCGTGTCGAGATCGACAAGCTCAGCGCGCGGCGGATTGAATTGATCCGCCTGCCCGTCACAAACGCCTACATGGTCGACTTGCCAGCGGCGGAAGCCACGCCTTTCAGTTTGCCCGAACTGCCTGTGTCCGTCGACATTACAGAAATTTCAGCAACGGAAATTGTTCTGACCGAAGCCCTGTTGGGTGAGCCTTTGACTGCGCGTTTTGAGGGGGCCATAACGCTGGGCGACGGCGTTGGCAGCACCAATTTCACACTGGAACGCACCGATAACAAGGTCGGACGCTTTATCGTCGATGCAGCCTACGAAAACGAGGCGCGCCAGCTGGCGCTTTTCCTGCTCGCCGAGGAAGGTCAGAACGGTATTGCCGCGCGGATGTTGGACCTGCCTGATCGTCCCTCCGTGAAACTTGAAATCGCGGGCGACGCACCTTTGGATAACTTTGTCGGCGATATCGGCTTAGCCACGGACGGCGTGGACCGTGTCACTGGCACCGTGCAGCTGTCGCGCCCGTCCGGTAGCATCGATCAGGCCTTCAATGTGAACCTAGAAGGCGATCTGCGCCCGCTGCTGGCGCAACAATATGGTGCGTTTTTCGGTGGCTCAACTTTGTTGCGGGTCGAAGGAACCTCATTCGGGCTGGGCGGGCTGCGTCTGTCCAATCTTATTGTGGCAGCAGATCAGGTGGTCTTGCGCGGTTCGGCGCGGATTGATGCGAACGGCTGGCCAGAAGCGATTGATCTGCGCGGGCGTCTTGGGAATGGTGGCACAGACCGCGTGTTGCTGCCCATTGGTGGCGCATCAACCGAAGTCAGCGGCATGTCCCTGAACGTGCAATACGACGCTGCAAACGATGACGCATGGACGGGTGCGTTCGATATCACATCGTTGGTGCGCGAAGGACTGGAAATTGATGCACTGACCCTGTCTGGTGGCGGTATCATCGTGCCAAGCGGGGTGGGAACACTCGGTCAGTTTACGGCTGATCTGAACTATGCAGCGCGCGGCCTCGCACTTGCGGACGCGAGACTGACGGAAGCGATTGGATCAGACGTTGAGGGCACCTTGGATTTTGGCCGCATCGAAGCGGGGCCCTTTATTGTCAATGCCCTGACGCTCAGCGGTGCTGGCATCACGGCACAGGGCGCCGCGTTGATTGATGGACCACAGGATCGGTTCCGTACCCAAGCTGGCATTTCGATCGATGCCACCGATTTTAGCCGCTTTGCCGCCCTAACCGGCCTCGATCTGGCTGGTAGCGGCACTGTCGACCTGTCGGGAACGGTTCAACCTTTTGACGGTATATTTAACCTCGAAATCGCGGCGCAAACCAATGGGCTTGCTGTAGGGATCGCGCAAGCGGACCCGCTTTTGTCAGGCACCAGCACGCTGACGCTGGGCGTGGAACGCGACACGGACGGCACACGATTGCGCAGCATCGATCTGCGCAATGATGCGGTACTGGCAACGGGCAGCGCTGAAATCACGTCGCAAGCCACCAGCGCGAATTTCACCGCGCAGATCACTGATCTAAACCTTATGACGCCATCCCTGTCTGGCCCTGCCATCCTGACGGCTGATGTGCAAACCGATGTGCAGGGCGTTATCACGCTGGACGCTGGCGTGAACGCGCCGCGGGCCGAAGCCACAGCGCAAGGCATCGCCTCCCCGATTGAGGGTGGTTATAGTGTCCGCGCCCAAGCGGCGATCGCGGTGGATGAACTCAGCGCTTACAGCGATCTGGTCGGGCAACAGATTGGCGGCGGTCTTTCAGTTGCTCTAGATGGCACGTTCACCACGACCACGAGTGCAATGAACGCCGATGTCACGGCACGGGCCCAAAATCTGCGTGCAGGATCGCCCGCACTTGATCGTATGTTGGCAGGACTGGGTCGGATCGATGCGGATGTCAGCCTCTCTGAGGCGGGACGCCTGCGTCTTGACGCCATTGACGTGGTTTTCCCGAACCTGACGGCTGGCGGCACGGTTGCCACCTCGGGATCGGACGCGGTGGCCAGTCTGTCCGTCCGGCTACGCGATATTGCGATACTGGTATCAGATTTTTCGGGCCCGCTGGTGGCTGAAATAACCGCCCGCCAAGACGGCACTGGCTGGACGGTCACCGGGGACGCAACCGGACCCTTGGGCACGGCAGCACGGGCAACAGGACGCATATCCAGCGCTGGTCAGATGGACATGTCGGTCACAGGGTCCGCGCCACTGGCCCTCGCCAATCTTTATATTGCACCACGCCAAATCAACGGCCTCGCACGGTTTGATCTTTCGGTAAACGGTCCTGCTAATCTGTCCTCGGTTCGCGGCCCGGTAACAATCAGCGATGCGCGATTGGCTGCGCCAAACCTGCAGCAAGCTGTTGAAGACATTAACGGCACAATCGTACTCACTGGGGGGACGGTTCGTCTAGATATTCAAGGCACCAGTGCAGAAGGCGGAACCGTAGCGCTGACCGGACCAGTAGATCTATCACCACCGTTTCAGGTGGCGCTGACGGCACAGCTAGGCGATGTCGTGCTGCGTGATCCAACGCTTTATCGCGCAACAGCAAATGGCCAAGTGACCGTAAACGGGCCCCTTACAGGTGGTGCTGCAATCGCAGGCACAATCAATCTCGGCGCGGTCGAAGTTCAGGTGCCATCAACAGGTGTCAGCGCGCTTGGCAGCCTACCACAGGTCACGCACCTTGGCCCACGCATGGATATACGTGCCACCCTTGATCGCGCAGGCGTCGGCGTGACGCCATCGACTGAACGGCAAACTCGCGCTGGTCCTGACTACCCGATCAATCTGTTAATCCGCGTGCCATCGCGTATCTTTGTACGTGGTCGCGGGCTGGACGCCGAACTCGGTGGACAGCTTCGCCTCACCGGAAGTCTGAACGCGCTCGTTCCCATCGGGCGGTTCGATCTTGTTCGTGGCCGCTTGAGCATTCTGGGCCAGTGGTTCGATCTCGACGAAGGTTATGCCCAACTCCAAGGCGATTTCACGCCGTTTTTGCGCTTTGTCGCAACCACACAAGCCCGCACAGGCACCGTGGTCAGTATCATTGCCGAAGGCCCCGCCGATAGCATCGACGTGCGGTTCGAAAGTGTCCCTGACTTGCCGCAAGATGAAGTGTTGGCGCAGCTGCTGTTCGGTCGTGACATATCGTCAATCTCACCGCTTCAGGCTGTGCAACTGGCGTCCGCAGTGGCGACATTGGCAGGCAATGGTGGCGGTGGCGTTGTTGCAAACCTGCGCGAGGGCCTCGATCTTGACGATCTGGATTTTGTGACCGATGAGGACGGCAATGCAGGCGTTCGCGCTGGCAAGTATCTGTCAGAAAACGTGTACACAGATGTCACGATCGGGTCGAATGGCACATCCGAAATCAACTTGAACATAGACATTGATCGGAATTTTACCGCGCGTGGGTCCGTAGCATCTGTTGGTGATACCAGCGTCGGAATTTTCTTTGAACGCGACTACTGA